A DNA window from Dendrosporobacter quercicolus contains the following coding sequences:
- the hypE gene encoding hydrogenase expression/formation protein HypE, protein METISLEHGSGGLLTARLVQDLVYQYFDNEYLLEAHDSACLPAPAGRLAFTTDSYVVNPLFFPGGNIGKLAVCGTVNDLSMSGARPLYLSCGLIIEAGLPASTLEAVLAAMAEAAREAGVFIVTGDTKVVESGAADKLFIHTAGIGEVAPQTDISGKKALPGDIVIASGSLGDHGLAILLKRHHLQLSSAVRSDCQPLNGLVQSMLEACPDIRVLRDPTRGGAATALNEIAGQSQVGIELYEEQVPVGREVRAACEVLGLDPLYLANEGKLLAVVPAAAAAAIVAVMRSHPAGLDGAVIGRIINQPPGRVFMRTLTGGRRIVDMMTGDPLPRIC, encoded by the coding sequence ATGGAGACAATTTCCCTTGAGCACGGCAGTGGCGGGCTGCTGACCGCCCGCTTAGTCCAGGATTTGGTTTATCAGTATTTTGACAATGAATATTTGCTGGAGGCGCACGATTCGGCCTGCTTACCCGCCCCGGCCGGCCGGCTGGCTTTTACGACCGATTCCTATGTGGTAAATCCGCTGTTTTTCCCCGGCGGGAATATCGGTAAACTGGCTGTGTGCGGAACAGTGAATGATTTGTCGATGAGCGGAGCCAGGCCGCTTTATCTCAGCTGCGGGTTGATCATTGAAGCAGGCTTGCCGGCATCAACCCTGGAGGCGGTTCTTGCGGCAATGGCTGAAGCTGCCCGGGAGGCAGGGGTTTTCATTGTGACCGGCGATACCAAAGTGGTGGAAAGCGGCGCGGCCGACAAGCTGTTTATTCATACTGCCGGTATTGGCGAGGTTGCGCCCCAAACGGATATTTCCGGCAAAAAGGCTTTGCCCGGGGATATCGTCATTGCCAGCGGATCATTGGGTGATCATGGCCTGGCCATCCTGCTGAAACGGCATCACTTACAGCTGTCAAGCGCTGTCCGGAGCGATTGCCAGCCCTTAAACGGCTTAGTGCAAAGCATGCTGGAAGCCTGTCCTGACATCAGAGTGCTCAGAGACCCAACCCGCGGCGGCGCGGCAACGGCGCTAAACGAAATTGCCGGACAAAGTCAGGTCGGCATTGAACTGTATGAAGAGCAAGTGCCGGTTGGCCGTGAGGTTCGCGCCGCCTGTGAGGTTCTGGGGCTTGACCCGCTGTATCTGGCCAATGAAGGCAAGCTTTTGGCCGTTGTCCCCGCTGCCGCCGCCGCCGCCATAGTTGCTGTTATGCGCAGCCATCCTGCCGGCCTAGACGGAGCGGTCATTGGGCGAATTATCAATCAGCCGCCGGGCCGGGTATTTATGCGCACCCTGACTGGCGGCCGACGGATTGTTGATATGATGACCGGCGATCCGCTGCCGCGTATTTGTTAA
- a CDS encoding GGDEF domain-containing protein, whose amino-acid sequence MENLIKCAERLVDTRRICSYIAMFGHQLLSPVDQTQPFVEFQIGLAQYYWTVAIISLAAVGAFGLIIWLLISKRRIEEQLRQTKVQLENKVSARTLELEALNRELQQLSVSDALTGIANRRSFDNYLQLEWAKAVRSGKTLAMIMVDIDFFKAYNDTYGHQSGDACVTKVAAILQSGVRRASDLAARYGGEEFAIILPETNTAGAMLLAENLRLSVEQLALEHHRSVYKIVTISLGVAAVAPQLGQPPSMLISRADQALYEAKRQGRNQVKLWVAGSS is encoded by the coding sequence ATGGAGAATCTGATTAAATGCGCGGAACGGTTGGTAGATACGCGGCGTATTTGCAGTTATATCGCAATGTTCGGGCACCAGCTGCTGTCACCGGTTGACCAAACCCAGCCGTTTGTTGAGTTTCAGATTGGGCTTGCTCAGTATTACTGGACGGTCGCTATCATCAGCTTAGCGGCCGTCGGCGCATTCGGTCTGATTATTTGGCTGCTGATCAGCAAGCGGCGGATTGAGGAGCAATTGAGGCAGACCAAAGTTCAGCTGGAGAACAAGGTTAGCGCCAGAACGCTGGAACTGGAAGCGCTCAACCGGGAATTACAGCAGTTGTCGGTATCGGATGCGCTTACCGGAATTGCCAATCGCCGGAGCTTTGACAATTATTTGCAACTGGAATGGGCTAAGGCCGTCCGGTCCGGAAAAACGCTGGCCATGATTATGGTGGATATCGATTTTTTTAAAGCCTATAACGATACTTACGGGCATCAGTCAGGTGATGCATGCGTAACAAAAGTCGCTGCAATATTGCAAAGTGGCGTCCGGCGGGCTTCCGACCTGGCAGCCCGCTATGGCGGGGAAGAATTTGCCATTATTCTGCCTGAAACCAATACCGCCGGAGCAATGCTGCTGGCCGAGAATTTACGGTTGTCGGTAGAGCAGCTGGCCTTGGAACATCACCGCTCGGTTTACAAAATAGTCACCATCAGTCTGGGGGTGGCCGCAGTGGCGCCGCAATTGGGGCAGCCGCCGTCGATGCTGATATCCCGTGCTGATCAGGCCTTATACGAAGCTAAAAGGCAAGGCCGTAATCAAGTAAAACTATGGGTTGCCGGCAGCAGTTAA
- the galE gene encoding UDP-glucose 4-epimerase GalE codes for MRILVTGGAGYIGSHTVRMLEQSAGQAVVFDNLVKGHRQAVDVDNFVQGDLFDTELLAATIRQHGIDAVVHFAAFSQVGESMLQPRLYYQNNVQGTLNLLNVMLDNGVNKLVFSSTAAVYGEPDEVPITEAAAKNPTNVYGRTKLMMENIMADYAAAHGLNYVALRYFNACGADPGGDIGEDHSPETHLIPLILQACLGQRDSIKIFGGDYPTKDGTCIRDYIHVNDLAQAHILALQALKDGHPSTAYNLGNGCGFSVKEVIAAAEKVTNRPVRRELAARRAGDPAVLIAAAAKIRSELGWQPRYREIEHIIETAWQWHQHHPGGFTR; via the coding sequence ATGCGTATACTTGTTACAGGCGGGGCCGGTTATATTGGTTCCCATACAGTAAGAATGCTTGAACAGTCGGCGGGGCAGGCGGTGGTTTTTGATAATCTGGTCAAAGGGCATCGCCAGGCGGTCGATGTTGATAATTTTGTTCAGGGAGATCTTTTTGATACGGAATTACTGGCGGCAACCATCAGGCAACATGGGATCGATGCGGTGGTTCATTTTGCCGCCTTCAGCCAGGTGGGCGAATCAATGCTTCAGCCGCGGCTGTATTATCAAAACAATGTTCAGGGAACCTTGAACCTGCTTAACGTCATGCTGGACAATGGCGTAAACAAGCTGGTGTTTTCTTCGACTGCGGCGGTCTATGGCGAACCGGACGAGGTGCCGATTACCGAAGCTGCAGCCAAGAATCCGACCAATGTTTATGGCCGGACCAAACTAATGATGGAAAATATTATGGCCGATTATGCCGCCGCCCATGGGTTAAACTATGTCGCTCTGCGGTATTTTAACGCTTGCGGCGCCGATCCGGGCGGGGATATTGGCGAAGACCACAGTCCGGAGACCCATCTTATTCCCCTGATATTGCAGGCTTGTTTGGGCCAGCGGGACAGCATTAAAATTTTTGGCGGCGATTATCCCACCAAAGACGGTACTTGTATCCGGGACTACATTCATGTGAACGATCTGGCCCAGGCCCATATTCTGGCTTTACAGGCGCTCAAGGACGGACATCCTTCGACTGCTTATAATTTGGGCAACGGGTGCGGCTTTTCGGTGAAAGAGGTCATTGCGGCGGCGGAAAAGGTAACAAACAGGCCGGTTCGCCGGGAACTGGCGGCGCGACGGGCCGGAGATCCGGCGGTGCTCATTGCCGCCGCCGCTAAAATACGCTCTGAGCTTGGCTGGCAGCCCCGCTACCGGGAGATTGAGCATATTATTGAAACAGCCTGGCAATGGCACCAGCATCATCCCGGCGGTTTTACCCGTTAA
- a CDS encoding ABC transporter ATP-binding protein/permease, whose protein sequence is MRPTLNRSFFKGMWNLTRTYWHSEEKWRARSLLTAIVLLNLAVVYMLVLLNKWNNRFYNSLQDYDIDRFWSLVGEFSLLAAVYIIIAVYAMYLQQMLEINWRRWLTGRYLRTWLHNQTYYRLQLLDNSSDNPDQRISEDLNLFTTLTLDLSVGLLRTTVTLASFAVILWNLSGELVLPLGGHQVAIPGYLVWVSFIYAVLGTWLTVKIGRPLIALNYHQQRYEADFRFSLIRLRENSESIAFYGGERQEEINFSKRFKKVFDNFWTIMLRRKKLTWFTSGYSQIAIIFPILVVAPRYFGGQLALGGLMQTVTAFDKVREGFSFFISSYTSLAEWQAVVNRLLGFDANVAQVNAQAGNEGVKIVDTADSELQVSGLDVALPNGVRLLKQLELRLAAGDSLLITGQSGCGKSTLMRTMAGIWPFGQGTIRRPAGQSMLFLPQKPYLPQGTLRDALLYPYGGGLISDSRIKEIMAICRLSEFTGKLDMADNWSHILSLGEQQRIAFARVMLQQPQWLFLDEATSALDESTERWLYRQLKEQLATTAIISIGHRNTLTGYHKMKLSLDGDGKWSLLQL, encoded by the coding sequence ATGCGGCCGACGCTGAACCGTAGTTTTTTTAAGGGAATGTGGAATTTAACCAGGACCTACTGGCATTCGGAAGAAAAGTGGCGGGCCCGGTCTTTGCTAACGGCAATCGTGCTGCTGAACCTCGCGGTTGTGTATATGCTGGTATTGCTGAATAAGTGGAATAACCGGTTTTACAACTCCCTGCAAGACTATGACATAGATCGGTTCTGGAGTCTGGTGGGTGAGTTCTCACTGTTGGCGGCTGTGTATATTATCATTGCCGTTTACGCGATGTATTTGCAGCAGATGCTGGAAATCAACTGGCGGCGCTGGCTGACCGGACGCTACCTGCGAACCTGGCTGCACAATCAGACCTACTACCGGCTGCAGCTGCTGGACAACAGCTCCGACAATCCCGACCAGCGCATCAGTGAGGATTTAAATTTATTTACCACCTTAACCCTCGACTTATCGGTGGGCTTGCTGAGAACAACGGTCACGCTGGCGTCATTTGCCGTCATCCTCTGGAACCTGTCGGGGGAGCTTGTTTTGCCGTTGGGCGGACACCAAGTGGCTATCCCCGGTTATCTGGTCTGGGTATCTTTTATTTATGCCGTGCTTGGCACCTGGCTGACGGTCAAAATCGGCCGGCCGCTGATTGCGCTCAATTATCATCAGCAGCGCTACGAGGCGGATTTCCGGTTTAGTTTGATACGGCTTAGGGAAAACAGCGAAAGCATTGCCTTTTATGGCGGTGAACGTCAGGAGGAGATCAATTTTTCTAAGCGGTTCAAAAAAGTGTTTGACAATTTTTGGACAATCATGCTGCGCCGGAAGAAACTGACCTGGTTTACCTCCGGTTACAGTCAGATTGCGATTATTTTTCCAATCCTGGTGGTAGCTCCCCGCTACTTTGGCGGTCAGCTGGCCTTAGGCGGTCTTATGCAGACGGTGACAGCCTTTGACAAGGTCCGGGAGGGATTCTCTTTCTTTATAAGTAGTTATACTTCCTTGGCTGAATGGCAAGCGGTGGTCAACCGTCTGCTGGGCTTTGACGCGAATGTTGCGCAGGTGAATGCCCAGGCGGGGAACGAAGGGGTCAAGATTGTTGATACTGCCGACTCTGAATTGCAGGTCAGCGGGCTGGATGTTGCGCTGCCCAATGGCGTCCGGCTGCTCAAGCAGCTGGAGCTTAGGCTGGCCGCCGGCGATTCACTGCTGATTACCGGACAGTCAGGCTGCGGAAAGAGCACTCTTATGCGGACAATGGCCGGCATCTGGCCGTTTGGCCAGGGAACGATCCGCCGGCCGGCCGGACAAAGTATGCTGTTTTTGCCGCAAAAGCCCTATTTGCCGCAGGGCACACTGCGCGATGCTTTGCTTTATCCGTATGGCGGCGGCTTGATATCCGATAGCCGGATTAAGGAAATCATGGCGATATGCCGGTTAAGTGAATTTACTGGCAAGCTGGATATGGCTGATAACTGGTCGCATATTCTGTCTTTGGGCGAGCAGCAGCGGATTGCTTTTGCCAGGGTGATGCTGCAGCAGCCGCAGTGGCTGTTTTTAGATGAAGCCACCTCCGCGCTTGACGAAAGTACTGAGCGCTGGTTGTACCGGCAGCTGAAAGAACAGCTTGCAACTACTGCGATTATCAGTATTGGCCACCGCAATACGTTAACCGGCTATCATAAAATGAAGCTCAGTCTGGATGGAGACGGTAAGTGGAGTTTGCTGCAGTTATAG